In Candidatus Bathyarchaeota archaeon, a single window of DNA contains:
- a CDS encoding Ni/Fe hydrogenase subunit alpha — translation MKKISIDPITRLEGHGKIDIFLDDAGNVANAYMIIPELRGFEKFCEGRRAEDLPIITTRICGVCPVA, via the coding sequence ATGAAGAAAATATCCATCGACCCTATAACACGGCTGGAAGGCCACGGAAAAATTGACATATTCTTAGACGATGCAGGGAACGTTGCGAACGCCTATATGATAATACCTGAGTTAAGGGGATTCGAGAAGTTCTGCGAGGGAAGAAGAGCTGAAGACTTGCCAATAATAACAACGAGGATATGCGGTGTCTGCCCAGTAGCC